In Sedimentibacter sp. MB31-C6, one genomic interval encodes:
- a CDS encoding ABC transporter permease has product MNLLEFFLSRLNSIIELTWEHLLMVIIAMVISITLGILIGVLITYNEKVAKIVLSITEVLMTIPSLALFAVLIPIFHIGVTPAVIGLVLYTQLPIVRNVYTGIKNISPAIIESAKGMGMSDLKIMYKIKLPLAFSVLIAGIRTAVVMGVGMGAIASYVGAGGLGDYIFHGIQRTNDKMVIIGAIMISLMAIILDRFLFLIQKRLEVK; this is encoded by the coding sequence ATGAATTTATTAGAATTTTTTTTAAGCCGTTTAAATTCAATAATTGAATTGACATGGGAGCATTTGTTGATGGTAATTATCGCAATGGTGATTTCAATTACTTTAGGGATTTTAATAGGTGTTTTAATAACATATAATGAAAAAGTTGCAAAAATAGTACTTAGTATTACAGAAGTTCTTATGACAATTCCAAGTTTAGCATTGTTTGCTGTTTTAATTCCAATATTTCACATTGGTGTTACACCAGCAGTTATAGGACTTGTACTTTATACACAGCTTCCAATTGTTAGGAATGTTTATACAGGAATTAAAAATATTAGTCCGGCAATTATAGAATCTGCAAAAGGAATGGGTATGTCTGATTTAAAAATAATGTATAAAATTAAACTTCCATTAGCTTTTTCTGTTCTTATAGCTGGAATAAGAACTGCTGTAGTAATGGGCGTAGGAATGGGTGCTATAGCATCATATGTTGGTGCTGGAGGACTTGGTGATTATATTTTTCATGGAATACAAAGAACAAACGACAAAATGGTTATTATTGGCGCCATAATGATTTCTTTAATGGCAATTATATTGGATAGGTTTTTGTTTTTAATACAAAAAAGGTTAGAAGTAAAATAA
- a CDS encoding betaine/proline/choline family ABC transporter ATP-binding protein (Members of the family are the ATP-binding subunit of ABC transporters for substrates such as betaine, L-proline or other amino acids, choline, carnitine, etc. The substrate specificity is best determined from the substrate-binding subunit, rather than this subunit, as it interacts with the permease subunit and not with substrate directly.) — translation MIRFENVTKIYPNTRNSAVDKLDLHVKQGEICILVGPSGCGKTTTMKMVNRLIEPTSGNILINGENINSHDPVELRRNIGYVIQNIGLFPHMTIAENIATVPKEKKWDKERISNRVDELLKLMELKPEIYRNRKPSGLSGGQKQRVGVARALAADPPVMLMDEPFGALDPITRNRIQNEFLHIQEKIKKTILFVTHDIDEAIKMGDKIVVMRKGKIVQLGTPDDILSSPTDEFVENLVGGNRSIKRLNLIKCEDAMRNTFSVRMNTPLDEAKIIMEQNRLKTIAITEVDNKFNGYIRLKDIDGKNGLAGEFIREMDTVEKGMSLNDALSEMLSIGQRYIYVLDEKEHLKGWIGINEILSAVSDND, via the coding sequence TTGATTAGATTTGAAAATGTAACTAAAATATATCCTAATACAAGAAATTCTGCAGTTGACAAACTAGATCTTCATGTTAAACAAGGAGAAATTTGTATACTTGTAGGACCATCTGGGTGCGGAAAGACAACTACTATGAAGATGGTAAATCGATTAATCGAACCAACATCTGGAAATATATTAATTAATGGGGAGAATATAAATAGTCATGATCCTGTAGAGTTAAGACGTAATATTGGTTATGTAATTCAAAATATAGGATTGTTTCCTCATATGACAATTGCTGAGAACATTGCAACCGTTCCCAAAGAAAAAAAGTGGGACAAGGAAAGAATAAGCAATAGAGTTGATGAGTTACTTAAACTAATGGAGTTAAAACCTGAAATTTACAGAAATAGAAAGCCTTCTGGTTTGAGTGGAGGTCAAAAACAAAGAGTTGGTGTTGCAAGAGCACTTGCAGCTGATCCGCCAGTAATGCTTATGGACGAGCCATTTGGTGCATTAGATCCAATAACTAGAAATAGAATTCAAAATGAATTTTTGCATATACAAGAAAAGATTAAAAAGACAATATTATTTGTTACTCATGATATTGATGAAGCTATAAAAATGGGTGATAAAATAGTTGTTATGAGAAAGGGAAAAATAGTACAACTTGGTACACCTGATGATATTTTAAGTTCACCAACGGATGAGTTCGTAGAGAATTTAGTAGGTGGAAATCGTTCAATAAAACGTTTAAATCTTATAAAATGTGAGGATGCAATGCGTAATACTTTTAGCGTAAGAATGAATACACCTCTAGATGAAGCAAAGATAATAATGGAGCAAAATAGGCTAAAGACAATTGCTATAACTGAAGTAGACAACAAATTTAATGGATATATCAGATTAAAAGACATCGATGGAAAGAATGGCTTGGCAGGCGAATTTATTAGGGAAATGGATACAGTGGAAAAGGGTATGTCACTTAATGATGCATTATCTGAAATGCTGAGCATTGGACAAAGATATATTTATGTTTTAGATGAAAAGGAACATTTGAAAGGATGGATTGGAATAAATGAAATATTAAGTGCGGTGAGTGACAATGATTAG
- a CDS encoding ABC transporter permease, whose protein sequence is MISTKISKSKFKIFIFPLLLLLIAFVYSFYVVNWPQDKIVANYVSYNKILLSLMQHIRLVIVSASFAIAVSVPLGILLTRPKFKVYSNVVVNIVNIGQTIPSLAILALFVGLLGVGFKSGVFALWVYSLLPILNNTIAGILGVEESIMESAKGMGMTKRRILTKIELPLSYPVIMAGIRTAVTINIGTATLAAFIGAGGLGDLIIAGNNINRWQIVILGALLSALLAILTDYLMGLIEARLKNKQ, encoded by the coding sequence ATGATTAGCACAAAAATTTCAAAATCAAAATTTAAAATTTTCATATTTCCATTGCTACTCTTGCTTATAGCCTTTGTTTATAGCTTTTATGTTGTAAATTGGCCTCAAGATAAGATTGTTGCAAATTATGTATCTTACAATAAAATATTATTGTCTTTAATGCAACATATAAGATTAGTAATAGTTTCCGCAAGTTTTGCGATAGCTGTTTCTGTGCCATTAGGAATTTTACTAACTAGACCTAAATTTAAAGTTTATTCTAATGTGGTAGTTAATATTGTTAATATAGGTCAAACAATACCAAGTTTGGCGATACTGGCGTTGTTTGTAGGTCTATTAGGAGTAGGGTTTAAATCTGGAGTTTTTGCACTTTGGGTATATTCACTATTACCTATATTAAATAATACAATAGCAGGAATATTAGGGGTGGAGGAATCTATAATGGAATCGGCTAAAGGTATGGGTATGACGAAAAGACGAATTCTGACTAAAATAGAATTACCACTTTCTTATCCAGTTATTATGGCTGGAATAAGAACAGCTGTAACTATTAATATTGGAACAGCAACTTTAGCTGCCTTTATTGGAGCAGGTGGTCTTGGTGACTTAATTATTGCTGGTAACAATATAAACAGGTGGCAGATAGTCATATTAGGTGCTTTGTTATCTGCATTACTTGCAATTTTAACTGATTATTTAATGGGCTTAATAGAAGCTCGATTAAAAAATAAACAATAG
- a CDS encoding glycine betaine ABC transporter substrate-binding protein, which translates to MNIKKSNFMKGILFSLVLVFIVGTLSACGGGSKDVIKVGSKEFTEQLLLGQITILALEDAGFEVEDKTSVAGSDKVRMALENGDFDLYWEYTGTAWLSQLQHDEPLTDSQEAYEKVRDEDAGNGFSWLQYAPLDNTYTLMMRREDSENLGIKSISDLAKYINENPGEITTAIDHEFSIRPDGYPGIQELYGFSQSEDAIKIMDLGIMYKTLQDGQVEVAMGFATDGRIAAYDLVNLEDDKNFFPVYNASPVVRNDSLEKNPEIKEILEKIAPLLDTDTMTQLNYEVDINEREPEEVAREWLQKEGFID; encoded by the coding sequence ATGAATATCAAAAAATCAAATTTTATGAAAGGTATTTTATTTTCACTAGTACTTGTATTTATAGTAGGTACTTTAAGTGCGTGTGGTGGTGGAAGTAAGGACGTTATAAAGGTAGGCTCAAAGGAATTTACTGAACAGCTTCTTTTAGGACAAATTACAATCTTAGCTTTAGAAGACGCAGGGTTTGAGGTAGAAGATAAAACTAGTGTCGCTGGTTCAGATAAAGTACGTATGGCTTTAGAAAATGGGGACTTCGATTTATACTGGGAATATACTGGAACAGCATGGTTATCACAGCTTCAGCATGATGAGCCTTTAACAGATTCTCAGGAAGCTTATGAAAAAGTAAGAGATGAAGATGCTGGAAATGGGTTTTCATGGCTTCAATATGCTCCGTTAGATAATACTTATACTTTAATGATGCGACGAGAGGATTCAGAAAATTTAGGTATAAAATCAATAAGTGATTTGGCAAAATACATAAATGAAAATCCAGGGGAAATAACAACGGCAATAGATCATGAGTTTTCTATACGTCCAGATGGTTATCCAGGTATACAAGAACTTTATGGATTTAGTCAAAGTGAGGATGCTATAAAGATAATGGATCTTGGAATTATGTATAAAACGCTACAAGATGGACAGGTTGAAGTTGCTATGGGATTTGCAACAGATGGAAGAATAGCAGCATATGACCTTGTGAACTTAGAAGATGATAAAAACTTCTTTCCAGTTTACAATGCTTCTCCTGTAGTTAGAAATGATTCATTGGAAAAGAATCCAGAAATAAAAGAAATTCTAGAAAAAATAGCTCCATTATTAGATACTGATACTATGACACAGCTTAACTATGAAGTTGATATTAATGAGAGAGAACCTGAGGAAGTAGCTAGAGAGTGGCTACAAAAAGAAGGATTTATAGATTAG
- a CDS encoding L-cysteine desulfidase family protein, translating into MYNNFLSILKKELVPALGCTEPIAIAYASAEARVLLNEIPNKIIVKCSGNIIKNVKGVIVPGTGNLRGIETSAIIGAIAGDASKKLEVLTDILDKDIEKTKELLKTNICKVELEKNVDNLFIKVIAKKNDNWASVTISGGHTNIVQKEKNGQIVFKQSISSDITDNDDIFKNITMRNIYDFTNEVLIEDVKDILDRQIKYNTEIAKEGMIHKYGANVGDSLIKNYGNDIKVLAKAYAASGSDARMSGCTMPVIINSGSGNQGLAVSIPVIEYSKYLGVNEDKMYRALVLSNLISIYIKKDIGKLSAFCGAVSAASGCGAGISYLHDAPYEIITKTITNTLANISGIVCDGAKPSCAAKIASSVDAAIMAHNMAMEGRTFNSGEGLIKDNVEDTIKSICKLGKDGMKDTDVEILNIMIK; encoded by the coding sequence ATGTATAATAATTTTTTAAGTATTTTAAAAAAAGAGCTTGTACCTGCTCTTGGTTGTACTGAACCAATAGCTATTGCATATGCATCTGCTGAAGCAAGAGTATTGCTAAATGAAATTCCAAATAAAATAATTGTTAAATGTAGTGGAAATATAATTAAAAATGTTAAAGGGGTAATTGTACCTGGCACAGGTAATTTGAGGGGAATAGAAACAAGTGCAATAATAGGTGCAATAGCAGGGGATGCTTCTAAAAAACTTGAGGTTTTAACTGACATATTAGATAAAGATATTGAGAAAACTAAAGAACTTTTAAAAACAAATATTTGTAAGGTAGAATTAGAAAAAAACGTAGACAATTTATTCATAAAGGTAATAGCAAAAAAAAATGATAATTGGGCATCAGTAACTATATCTGGCGGTCATACTAATATTGTTCAAAAAGAAAAAAATGGACAAATTGTTTTTAAACAAAGCATATCAAGCGATATTACAGATAATGATGACATCTTCAAAAATATTACTATGAGAAATATCTATGATTTTACAAATGAGGTTTTAATAGAAGATGTAAAAGATATATTAGATCGACAAATAAAATATAACACTGAAATTGCAAAAGAAGGTATGATTCATAAATATGGCGCTAATGTTGGAGATTCATTAATTAAAAATTATGGGAATGATATAAAAGTATTGGCAAAGGCTTACGCAGCATCAGGTTCTGATGCAAGAATGAGTGGTTGTACAATGCCGGTAATTATAAACTCAGGAAGTGGCAATCAAGGACTTGCAGTTTCTATTCCTGTAATAGAATATTCTAAATATTTAGGCGTTAATGAAGATAAAATGTACAGGGCGTTAGTATTGAGTAACTTGATTTCTATTTATATTAAGAAAGATATCGGTAAACTTTCGGCATTTTGCGGAGCAGTTAGTGCTGCAAGTGGTTGTGGGGCGGGAATTTCATATTTACATGATGCACCATATGAAATTATTACAAAAACAATTACAAATACATTAGCTAACATTTCAGGAATAGTATGTGATGGTGCTAAACCTTCATGTGCTGCTAAAATCGCTTCATCAGTTGATGCAGCAATAATGGCACATAATATGGCTATGGAAGGTAGAACATTTAATTCTGGAGAAGGTTTAATAAAGGATAATGTTGAAGATACAATAAAAAGTATTTGCAAATTAGGCAAAGATGGAATGAAGGATACAGATGTAGAAATACTTAATATTATGATTAAATAA
- the rph gene encoding ribonuclease PH, with amino-acid sequence MTRIDDRNNSDLRPVKITRNYLLHPEGSVLIEVGNTKVICSAMIEDKVPHFLKGTGQGWVTAEYSMLPASTQTRKARDINRGKIDGRSQEIQRLIGRSLRTVVDLKGFGERTLWIDCDVIQADGGTRTASITGSFVAMVDAFNSLISKKEIKKIPVKSFVSAISVGIIKEEKILDLCYSEDSNAIVDMNIVMTDKGEFIEVQGTGEESPFTYEELLDLIELAKKGCNDLYKMQKEVLGEKLSEEIGK; translated from the coding sequence ATGACAAGAATTGACGATAGAAATAATAGTGATTTAAGACCAGTTAAAATAACGAGAAATTATCTCTTGCATCCAGAAGGTTCTGTTTTAATAGAAGTAGGTAATACAAAGGTTATTTGTTCGGCTATGATTGAAGATAAAGTTCCTCATTTTTTAAAAGGAACAGGGCAAGGATGGGTTACAGCAGAATATTCCATGTTGCCAGCTTCCACTCAAACTAGAAAAGCAAGGGATATAAATAGGGGTAAAATCGATGGCAGATCTCAGGAAATTCAGAGATTAATAGGTAGGAGTTTAAGAACAGTTGTTGATTTGAAGGGCTTTGGAGAGAGAACTTTATGGATAGATTGTGATGTAATTCAAGCTGATGGAGGAACAAGAACAGCATCAATTACAGGTTCCTTTGTGGCTATGGTAGATGCATTTAATTCTTTAATAAGCAAAAAGGAAATTAAGAAAATACCTGTAAAATCCTTTGTATCTGCAATAAGTGTAGGAATTATTAAGGAAGAAAAAATATTAGATTTATGTTATTCAGAGGATAGTAATGCTATAGTTGATATGAACATAGTGATGACAGATAAAGGAGAATTTATAGAAGTTCAGGGTACAGGCGAGGAATCACCTTTTACATATGAAGAATTACTTGATTTAATAGAATTAGCAAAAAAAGGATGCAATGACTTATATAAAATGCAAAAAGAAGTTTTAGGTGAAAAATTAAGTGAGGAAATTGGAAAATGA
- a CDS encoding XTP/dITP diphosphatase, with protein MKRKIVLSSGNKHKINEIKDILKNMPFEVVSKDDLGYENFDVVEDGKTLEENAFKKAQELRKLVNEIVIADDTGLFVDALNGEPGVYSARYAGENVSYSDNNKLLLKNLQNVAMENRTAYFKTVIAVILENGEKIIAEGKCSGKIAFESKGENGFGYDPLFIVDEINKTFAELSESDKNKISHRAKALLSLKKKLEDI; from the coding sequence ATGAAAAGAAAAATTGTCTTATCAAGTGGAAACAAGCACAAGATTAATGAAATAAAAGACATACTTAAAAATATGCCCTTTGAAGTTGTTTCTAAGGATGATTTAGGTTATGAAAATTTTGATGTAGTAGAAGATGGCAAAACGTTAGAAGAAAATGCTTTTAAAAAAGCACAAGAACTTCGAAAATTAGTTAATGAAATAGTTATAGCTGATGATACAGGATTATTTGTTGATGCTTTAAATGGCGAACCTGGCGTGTATTCTGCTAGGTATGCAGGTGAAAACGTATCTTATAGTGACAATAACAAGCTTCTGTTAAAGAATCTTCAGAATGTAGCTATGGAAAACAGAACAGCATACTTTAAAACTGTTATTGCAGTAATTTTGGAAAATGGAGAAAAAATTATAGCAGAAGGTAAATGTAGTGGTAAAATTGCTTTTGAATCTAAAGGTGAAAATGGTTTTGGTTATGATCCCTTATTTATTGTTGATGAAATTAATAAAACATTTGCAGAGTTATCTGAAAGTGATAAAAATAAAATTAGTCATAGAGCCAAAGCTTTATTGAGTTTAAAGAAAAAACTGGAGGATATTTAG
- a CDS encoding metallophosphoesterase has translation MKILVLSDTHGAVIDSIAKQIKIENNIEILIHCGDNYKDADKYAELLNIKKVYKVPGNCDYNFKHKESVIVEEIEGKSVLITHGHLYLVKKDLFKLKEYAIKSNVDIVLFGHTHKSHDEIDNNILYFNPGSTTLPMDGKSSFGIINISNKDIKSRIISITT, from the coding sequence GTGAAAATTTTAGTGTTAAGTGACACTCATGGGGCTGTTATTGATTCAATAGCAAAACAAATAAAAATAGAAAATAATATTGAAATATTAATTCATTGTGGTGATAATTACAAAGATGCAGACAAGTATGCAGAATTATTGAATATTAAAAAAGTTTATAAAGTGCCTGGTAATTGTGATTATAATTTTAAACATAAAGAATCTGTAATTGTCGAGGAAATTGAAGGTAAATCAGTGTTGATTACTCATGGACATTTATATCTTGTTAAAAAAGATTTATTTAAGTTAAAAGAATATGCTATTAAAAGTAATGTAGATATAGTATTATTTGGGCATACTCATAAATCTCATGATGAAATTGATAATAATATTTTGTATTTTAACCCTGGAAGTACTACCCTTCCTATGGATGGAAAGAGTAGTTTTGGTATCATAAATATCTCGAATAAAGATATTAAGAGTAGAATAATTTCAATTACTACTTAA
- a CDS encoding sigma-54 interaction domain-containing protein has product MVNIEGLKFNSLDYVLIVDKEFTVVYNTRFDENVNASFNDSNSREYLNRNLFEIYPTIKNEAATSSIVRCITTGEIVVKKFQKYKDFKGNLYSTHNVTIPLLREGKIIGAVELVKDIKTIDNVNNDDCDKNYDDEDNEFINSIINDISNTSFESIITNDKKMLKAIEQAKTMSKMQSPTLIYGETGTGKEVFVQAMINYSGIPRKKVVVQNCAAIPHNLIESILFGTYRGAYTGAENKKGLFEIAEGGIIFLDELNSIPYDVQGKLLRVLQDGSFRPVGSNIQKTVNVKIVAAMNEDPLEAIKNNHLRKDLFYRLSSGMIYLPPLRERRGDIKLFIDNYIKEFDIIYNKNVQGITKTLEKIFLDYNWDGNVRELKHIIESMIGVADSKMLDVQYLPAYMYDRVYKTNNNTLVETDNNNFNYDMETYNLKKILEEKEIEIIKKVLKITDGNKTKAGKILGIPRQTLNYKIDKLKI; this is encoded by the coding sequence ATGGTCAATATTGAAGGATTGAAATTTAATAGTTTAGATTATGTATTAATCGTTGATAAAGAATTTACAGTTGTTTACAATACTCGTTTTGATGAAAATGTTAATGCTTCGTTCAATGATAGTAATAGTAGGGAGTATTTAAATAGAAATTTATTTGAAATTTATCCAACAATTAAAAATGAAGCGGCTACTTCTTCAATAGTTAGATGCATAACTACAGGAGAAATTGTTGTAAAAAAGTTTCAAAAATATAAAGACTTTAAAGGTAATTTATATTCAACACATAATGTAACCATACCTTTATTAAGAGAAGGAAAAATTATAGGTGCAGTAGAACTTGTAAAGGATATAAAAACAATAGACAATGTTAATAACGATGACTGCGATAAAAACTATGATGATGAAGACAACGAATTTATAAATAGCATCATTAATGATATAAGCAATACTTCCTTCGAAAGTATTATAACAAATGATAAGAAAATGTTGAAAGCTATTGAACAGGCAAAAACAATGTCAAAGATGCAAAGTCCAACTCTTATTTACGGTGAAACGGGTACTGGCAAGGAAGTATTTGTACAAGCAATGATTAATTATAGTGGAATACCTAGAAAAAAAGTTGTAGTTCAAAATTGCGCAGCAATACCTCATAACTTGATTGAATCAATTTTATTTGGAACCTATAGAGGCGCATATACTGGAGCTGAAAATAAAAAGGGTTTATTTGAAATAGCAGAGGGAGGAATAATATTTTTAGATGAGTTAAATTCAATTCCTTACGATGTGCAAGGAAAACTTCTAAGGGTACTGCAGGATGGAAGCTTTAGACCTGTAGGGTCAAACATTCAAAAAACTGTAAATGTAAAAATAGTTGCAGCAATGAATGAGGATCCATTAGAAGCAATAAAAAACAATCATTTAAGAAAAGATTTATTTTATAGATTAAGCAGTGGAATGATATACTTACCTCCATTGCGAGAAAGAAGAGGGGATATCAAACTATTTATAGATAATTATATAAAAGAATTTGATATAATTTATAATAAAAATGTTCAAGGTATTACGAAAACTTTAGAGAAAATTTTTCTTGATTACAATTGGGATGGTAATGTTCGAGAATTAAAACATATAATTGAATCAATGATAGGAGTAGCTGATAGCAAAATGCTTGATGTGCAATATTTGCCTGCATATATGTATGACCGTGTTTATAAAACTAATAATAATACTTTGGTTGAAACAGATAATAATAATTTTAATTATGATATGGAGACATATAATTTGAAAAAAATATTGGAAGAAAAGGAAATAGAGATTATTAAAAAAGTTCTTAAAATTACTGATGGTAATAAAACTAAAGCTGGGAAAATATTAGGAATACCTAGACAAACACTAAACTACAAAATTGACAAGCTAAAAATATAA
- a CDS encoding glycine/sarcosine/betaine reductase component B subunit, which yields MNLELRKIFIKDVIFKDENKIENDILYVNADLLSEFIKEDKRIKDVSFDIARPGESVRILPVKDVIEPRAKLDGEIFSGLFKEQVEEAGKGITYVLSGCAIVTTGPIVGFQEGLIDMSGPGAKYSIFSKLINIVMDITKEDFVDPHEHEEVVRLAGIKAAQYVGKIGLSYKNYEVERYEWKSIGEKYAEYPELPKVAYVYNCMSQGLLHDTYFYGRDSKLMIPTMITPLEVMDGAIVSGNCVSPGSKTTTYHHLNNAVIKECMRRHGKEINFMGIVLNPLMVTLKEKYRNCMLTVRQVEMLGAEGVVISQEGFGNPTTDLMIVCQSFEKMDIKTVIITNEDAGIDGMSESLPDSVTDAVAIVSTGNSNATIMLPKMDKTIGRIKEIERLTGGNVDSIQDDGRLLVEIHGIMGSHNLQGNTQLSAMTI from the coding sequence ATGAATCTAGAATTGAGAAAAATATTTATTAAAGATGTTATTTTTAAAGATGAGAACAAAATTGAAAATGATATATTGTATGTTAATGCAGATTTGTTAAGTGAATTTATAAAAGAAGATAAAAGGATTAAGGATGTTTCTTTTGACATTGCAAGACCAGGAGAATCTGTAAGGATACTTCCAGTTAAAGATGTAATTGAGCCAAGAGCAAAGTTAGATGGAGAGATATTTTCAGGTTTATTTAAAGAACAAGTAGAAGAGGCAGGAAAAGGTATAACCTATGTTCTAAGTGGATGTGCTATTGTTACAACAGGTCCTATTGTGGGATTTCAAGAAGGTTTGATAGATATGAGTGGTCCAGGGGCAAAGTACAGTATTTTTTCTAAATTGATAAATATTGTAATGGACATTACCAAAGAAGATTTTGTAGACCCACATGAACATGAGGAAGTTGTAAGATTGGCAGGAATAAAGGCAGCTCAATATGTTGGTAAAATAGGGTTAAGCTATAAGAATTATGAAGTAGAACGATATGAATGGAAAAGTATTGGAGAAAAGTATGCAGAGTATCCTGAACTTCCTAAAGTAGCATATGTATATAATTGTATGAGTCAGGGCCTTTTACATGATACATATTTTTATGGAAGAGATTCAAAGCTAATGATTCCTACTATGATTACACCATTAGAGGTAATGGATGGAGCAATCGTAAGTGGTAACTGTGTTTCTCCTGGTTCTAAAACGACTACTTATCACCATTTAAACAATGCAGTTATTAAAGAATGTATGAGAAGACATGGTAAAGAAATAAATTTTATGGGTATCGTTTTGAATCCTTTAATGGTTACTTTGAAGGAAAAGTATAGAAATTGTATGCTTACTGTTAGGCAAGTAGAAATGCTTGGTGCAGAGGGTGTTGTTATTTCCCAAGAGGGATTTGGAAACCCTACAACTGATTTAATGATAGTATGCCAATCATTTGAGAAGATGGATATTAAAACAGTAATAATAACTAATGAAGATGCAGGAATTGATGGCATGTCAGAATCCTTACCAGATAGTGTCACAGATGCTGTAGCAATTGTATCAACAGGAAATAGCAATGCAACAATTATGCTACCTAAAATGGATAAAACAATAGGTAGAATAAAGGAAATTGAAAGATTAACTGGTGGAAATGTAGATTCAATACAAGATGATGGAAGGCTTTTAGTAGAAATCCATGGAATTATGGGAAGCCATAATTTACAAGGTAATACACAATTAAGTGCTATGACGATATAG